The stretch of DNA ACGCCCAGGGCGATCACCGGCAAGGTAGCGACCTTGACGCCGATGCCCAGGGCCACCATCAGCGCTTCGCACAGCAGCGAGGTGAGCATCAGCGGCAGGATCGCCACCAGGGTGGCGCGCCAGCTGCGGAAGGTGAACAGGCAGAACACGGTGACGGCCAGGTACACCAGCAACAGCATGCGGTGGTTGGCCTCGCGCACGACGATGTTGGTGGCGGCCTCGATCCCGGCGCTGCCGGCTGCCAGCAGGAACTGGCGGTCCTCGCCGCTGTTGGCCTGGGCGAAACGCTCGGCGGTGGCGGCAACTTGTGCCAGGGTGTCGGCGCGGTGGTCCTTGAGGTAGGCGATCACCGGCATCAGCGAGCAGTCGTTGTTGAACAACTCCGGGGTGTTGACCGAAGCCTGCTGGGCCGCGTAGTTGAGCACGTCCTGGTTGCGCTGCAGGCTGTTCAGGCGCGGGTTGCCCTCGTAGGTGCCGGCGGTGATCTGGCGCACCGCATTGGCCAGCGACAGCGTGGTCTGTACCCCAGGCAACTGCTGCAGCTCCCAGGCCAGGCGGTCGGCCAGCACCAGCGTCTGGTAACGCAGGCAACCTTCCGGCGGCGTCTTGACCATTACCGCGAAGGTGTCGCTGCTGAGCGCGTAGTGGCTGGTGATGAAGCCGTTGTCGCGGTTGTAGCGCGAGTCGGCGCGCAGCTCCGGGGCACCGCTGTCGAGGTCACCGATCTTCAGCTGCAGGCTGCCCCAGACACCGATGCCCGCGAGCACCGCGGCCACCAGCAAGGCGCCCGTGGCCCACTTGCGCTCGGTGAAGCGGTCGAGCAGGTCCCACAGCCGGCCGAAGCCACGGTGCTGCGCTGCGCGGGCATCGATGTACAGCGCGCGCTCGGCGGCCTTGCGGCCCACGCCGACATACGACAGCGCCACCGGCATCAGCAACAGCGAGGTGAAGATCAGTACCGCCACGCCAATGCTGGCGGTGATGGCCAGGTCCTGGATCACCGGGATGTCGATCAGCATCAGCACGGCAAAGCCCACCGCGTCCGCCAGCAGCGCGGTGACCCCGGCCACGAACAGGCGGCGGAAGGTGTAGCGCGCGGCAATCTGCCGGTGGGTGCCGCGGCCGATGTCCTGGAGGATGCCGTTCATCTTCTGCGCGGCGTGGGACACGCCGATGGCGAAGATCAGGAACGGCACCAGGATCGAGTACGGGTCGATGGCATAGCCCAGCCAGGCGACGATGCCCAGCTGCCAGACCACCGCCGTCAGCGAACACAGCACCACCAGCAAGGTGCTGCGCACGCAGCGGGTGTACAGGTAGATGATCACCAGGCTGGTGACCACGGCCAGGGCAAAGAACGCCATCACCTGGATCAGCCCGTCAATCAGGTCACCCATCAGCTTGGCGAAGCCGATCACGTGGATCTGGTACTGGCCGCTGGCCTGGTACTGGCTGCGCAGGTGTTCGAGCTTTTGCGAGAAGGCGTGGTAGTCGATGCCTTTGCCGGTGGCCGAATCCTGGTCCAGCAGCGGCACGATCAGCATGCTCGACTTGAAATCCCGGGCCACCAGGCTGCCGACAATATTCGCCCGCTCGATGTTCTGCCGCAGCTGTTCGATGTCGGCGGCCGCCCCCTGGTAGCCGTCAGGCATCACCGGGCCGCCCTGGAAGCCTTCTTCGGTGACTTCGGTCCAGCGCACCGCCGGGCTCCACAGCGATTTCATCCACGCGCGGTCGACACCCTCACTGAGGAACAGCTCGTCGTTGATCTGGCGCAGGGTCTGCAGGTAGTCAGGGTCGAAGATATCGCCGTGGGTGTTCTCCACCACCACCCGCACCGAGTTGCCCAGGCCGCGCAACGATGGGCGGTTCTCCAGGTAGTTCTGGATGTAGGGGTGGCTCTGCGGCAGCATCTTCTCGAAGCTGGGGCGCAGTTCCAGGCGGGTCAGTGCCATGTAGCCCAGCACCAGGGTGGTCAGCAGCATGCACAGCACGAAGGCCAGGCGGTGGTTGAACACCAGGCGTTCGAGGCGATTGCCCGAACGGGGGTCGAAGTCGGCGAGGTTATGGATCACCGGCAGTGGATCTTGGCGAATATCGGCCATCAGGGTCTTCTCTCGTCGAAGGTGCGCACGCCCCGCTCGCCCACCAGTACCAGGCCGGTACCGGCGTCGTCGGCAAGCGCGGTCACCGGGCCGCGTATGGCTTGTGGCTGCAGGTTGAAGCTGGCGCCGCCGTCGCGGCTGAGCAGCAGGTCGCCGGCCTGGCTGGCCAGCCATACATTGCCGTCGGCGGTCAGGCTGGCTGCCGTCAGGCTGGTCTTCACGCCACTGCTGACCGGCTGCCACTGCTGGCCGCCGTCCGTGCTGCGGTAGGCATTGCCACGCAAGCCGTAGATCACCAGCAGCCCGGGTTTGCCCACGGCACCGAACAAGGTGCCGGCATAGGGCGTCGGCACCTGGGTGAAACGCTCGCCAGCGGCATCCAGTTTGAGCAACAGGCCCTGCTCGCCGGTGATGTACAACGCGTCACCGACGGGCGCCAGGCTGGTCAGGTGCAAGCCTTGCGGGTTGTCGCTGTGGTCTTGCCACGGCAACCAGTGCTGGCCACCGTCCTCGGTGCGCAGCAACAGGTTGAACAGGCCCACGGCATAGCCATGCTGGTCATCGCTGAACCACACATCGAGCAAGGTGCTGTCGGTGCCATCGGCCAGTGCCCGGCCATCGAGCTGCTTTTCCCAGTGCTGGCCGCCATCGTGGCTGTGCAGCACCACACCGTCGTTGCCCACTGCCCAGCCGTGCTGGGCAGTGGCGAAGCTGACGGCATTGAGGTCGGCGCTGACCGGCACCTGGGCCTGCTGCCAGTGCGCGCCATGGTCGTCGGAGTACAGGATGTGGCCACGCGGGCCCACCGCCACCAGGCGCTCACCGGCCCGGGTCACATCACGCAGCGCACTGGTTGTGGCCAGTGCACTAGGCATGGCTGGCAGGTCCAGCACATCGGTGAAGGGCGCCGCCTGGGCGGCGCCTTGCAGCGCAGCCCAGAACAGCATCGCCACGCTGCATCGTTTGAAGACAGACATTGCGGACCTCTGCGCCATGCGCTCAGCGGATGCCGTTGCCGGCCAGCGATTCAGGCGACCATTGGGCCTTGGACAGCGGGTCGATGTAGCGGATACCGCCATAGGCACCAACCACGCCGTTGAGGTTGTAGGTGCCGCCGACCAGGTCGTAGATCATGAACGGCGTGGCATCCGGGGTCTGCTTGTCGTAGCTCTGGGTCAGGAAGGCGAACGAGCCACGGTACAACTGACCGCGGGCGTCATACTGGTCGGAGGCCAGGGCGACCCAGCTGTCCTCGTCGAGGTAGAAGCGGCGCTTGTGATAGATGTGCCGCGCACCGTCCTTGAGCTTGCCTTCCACCACCCACACGCGGTGTTTCTCCCAGCGCACGAACTGCGGGGCGAGGTGGTTGGGGGTGATCAGCTGCTTGACGTCGGTGTTGTAGGTGAGCTGGTAGGTGTTGTACGGCACGTACATTTCCTGCTTGCCGACCAGGGTCCAGTCGTAGCGGTCCAGGGCGCCGTTGAAGACGAACACGTCATCGTAGGTGCCGGAACCCGAAGTACCTGGGTTGGGCGTGTCGTAGGCCAGGTTCGGTGCCAGCTTGACCCGGCGCTGCCCAGGCAGGTACTGCCAGGCGCTGCGTGGCTGCACCAGCGGGTTGGCGGCATCACGCAGCATCATCGCTTCGCCGGCGCGGCGGGCGGGGCCGGTGTACACCAGTTTCATCTGGTAGTAGGTGTCCTTGGCGCCGATCGGCTTGTTCATGTCTTCGTAGATCGGGTAGCTGATGTTGGCCTGGCCGGTGGTCGACAGCGAAGGTTTGCCGGCCGCGTCGACGTTCCACGAGTCGTACTTGGCGGTCATGCTCACGCCCTGGTAGCGCAGCAGGAAGTTCCACATCGCCTCAGCGCCGTTTTGCGGGATCGGGAACGGGATACCCGGCAGCACGTTGTCCACTGCAGTGCCGCCCTCCTGGCTCTTGGCGCCGGTGGCGTTCTTCAAGGTGTTGGCCAGCACCGCCTGGGGCAGCGCCACGCTGCGGTGGGTCGGGTAGACATCGACGCGCATGCTCGGGAAGCGCTTGAGCAGCTCAAGGGTGGTTGCCGTCAGCTGGCCTTTGTACTGCTCGGCGTTCTTGCCATCAATGACCAGCAGCGGCTTTTCGTTGGCGAAGGGGTCCGGGCGCATGCTGGCACCGCTCTGGTAGCTGGCCGGCGGCGTCTGCAGGCCGCCCTGGTAGGCGGGGATCGAGCCATCGGCATTGGCAGCCTGCTCCGCGCCCAGGGTTGTCAGGCTCTTGCCCAGCTTGGCAGCCTGGTCAGGGGATACTGCGGCGTGGGCCGCGTTGAGGGCAGCCAGCGACAGGCACGTGGCCAACAGGGTGTTCACGTATTTCATGATTGTTGTTTTCCTGTGGAGTCTGTGGGGGGGACAGGTCTCAGAACGTGGTCTTGAGGGTCAGGTACAGGGCGCCACGGTCTTCGGTGGTGGCACCACCGCCGGAGAAGGAGGCATAGCCGCCGCCGTAGCAGGTGTAGTCCTGTTCGCCATCGAGGGCGTTCGGCGTGCTGCCGTCGGTCTGGCCATCCTTGCAGGACTGGGTCTTGCCGAAGCTGTCGACGTACTTGAGGTCGACGAAGTACTGGTTGTAGATGGCGGCGCTGACGCCGACCGCATAGTTGCCAGTGTCCTTGGCACCACCGCCCTGCACCGGTGATACGCCATCGATGCCGACGTTGACCGACAGCGGCATGCTCAGGTCGATGCCTGGCATTACCTGGAACCAGGTGGGGGTGAAGTTGACGGCAATGCCCCAGTTGTCACGGGTCGGCTGGTCGATGCCGCGGTAGCTGCTCTTGCCCTTGTACAGCGCCTCGTTGTGGCCATCGAGCTTGAGCAGGTTGCTGTAGAACAGCTCGCCGAGCAGGGTCGCCGAGTCGAACAGCGGCGTGTTGCCGATGGTCATCAGGCCGTTGAGGGTCCAGTGCAGGGTCTCGCCGGTGGCGCTCAGGCTATCGCCGTCCTTGGGCACGTCGTAGATCACCCCGCTGCTCGCCAGGCGTGGCGGCAACAGGCCAAAGCCGCCGCCCAGGCCGGCGGTGCCGGGAGAACTGACGATGGCCGGGATGCTCGCCAGGGGCATGTGCTGGCGGATGTTGAGGTCGCTGCCGACGCTGACACCGCCGATATCCTTGGACAGGCTCAGGCCGTAGATGTCGATGTCGTCGGAATAGGCAAACTGGTACGTGGTGCTCTGCAGCGAGTTGTACAGGTTACCGATCGCGCCCTGGCGGCTGGCCGGCGGGGTACCGAACGGGCCCTGGGCCACCGTCATGCCGCGTGCGTCGAGCCAGGCCTGGGGCAGGATCTCGGACGTCTTGCGGTAGTAGAAGCCCAGGGTGCCGCCAAGCCACTCGGGTGACCACTTGGCCATGACGCCCCAGTCGCCGCTGTTGCGCGGGGTCAGGTCGTCGCCACGGCGGATGGTGGTCAGCGCGCCGCGCACCGGGATCAAGCCCGGGGTGCCGGTGTGGCCAAGCAGGAAGCTCTGGGCGCCCTCGCCCACCACGTCGGAGCCACCGTAGTAAGTGCCGGCCTCCGGCAGGCGCGCGGCATCCCAGTCGAAGAAGTACTGGGCGCCCAGGGTCAGTTCGGGGTTGACCATGAACGAAGTGGACAACTGGTTGCGCGGTACGAACAGCTCCTTGGCTTCGGTACCTGGCGAGGCCGCCAGCTTGGCCAGGTCCAGCCCGGACTGGCCGTAGCTCAGCGAATGCACCGGGTTGAGCAGCGTTTCACCCCAGAACAGGTTGTGCTGGCCGACCTTGGCGCTGATTTGCGATTCCTCGCCCACATCGCGGCTGAAGAACACGAAGGCATCCAGTACTTCGCCAGACGGGCCGCTGTAGTAGCGCTGGGCATAGTTGCTCAGGTGCGGGCTGCCCAGCGGCACGCCGGTGCCCGGCAGGCCGTTGAGGCTGGGGTTGATGCCAGACTGGTCACCGTTGCCGTTGACGAACGGGTTGCTGTTGGAGCCGGTATTGTCATAGGCCTTGTCGTACCAGCTGGCGGTGCTGACACGAAAGCCGGTGTTGCCCTGGTAGACCACGTCCAGCTCGGTCAGCAGGTCGAGCCGGTTGGTGACCGTGGTGCCAGCCTTGCGGAAGTTGTAGTCGCCGTCGTTGCTGTTGGGCGTGCCCAGCATGCGCTTGTCGGCGCTTTCGGTGCGCACGCCATAGTTGTACTTGACCGTGTTGTCGAAGCGCACGGCCCAGTCTTCGCTACCGGTAGTGACTTCGAAGGCTTGCGCGCCAGGCAGGCTGAGCAGGCTGATGGCGCAGGCGAGCAGGCAGCGCTGTGGCTTCACAGCACGGTGAATGCGGTGTTCTGGCATTACGATGACTCCACTTATTGTTTTTGTTGTTTTGGGCTTGCCCGTCATCTGCGGGCTTGGCCTGGGCATCCGTGCGCGGTTGGCAGATCAGTGGTCCAGGCGGCGAATCAGGTTTTCGGCCAGCGGCCAGGGGCCGAAGCCGGCAGCAGGGTTGAGGTGGCCGACCGCGCCCAGGGCGACCAGCTCGCTGCCCCAGGCCTGGGCCATGGCCCCTGCGGCGTCGAAACTGGCCAGGTGGTCGTTGCTGCTGGCGGCGACAATGCTGGGGAACGGCAGCGGCGCCATCGGCAAAGGCGACCAGCCCTGCTCGGCCAAGCTTTGCGGGCTGGGGTAATGGGCAGGCCATTGGGCGTGCAAGTCAGGCGGAGCTGCCAGCAGTGCGCCTTTGATCGGCCGTTGGTAACGGGCCGCCCAGTGGGCCACCATCAACACGCCTGCGCTATGCGCCACCAACAGCACCTCACCGTCGATCCGCTCCAGCTCGCGCTGGATGGCTTCGACGCGCGCGCTGCAGCTGAGCCCGTCGACCTGCAGCGGTGGCACGCTGCGAACCTTGGCCAGGCGCGCTTCCAGCAGGGTTTGCCAATGCTCGCTGACATGCTCGCGCAAGCCAGGGATGATCAGCACGGTGGCAGTGGTTTGCAGTTTTTCCACGTCGGGACCTCGGCTTGGATCGGGTACGAGGTTCACAGTAATCAGGGGCCTCGACGGGTGCTTCACATTGCGCGTCAGTGGCTTTTCATTTGATGACAAGGCCCAGGTTCGGGCTTGTGCTTCTCAATTGACGACACGCACGCTATAACTCACAGACCGCCTGACGGAAAACAATAAAAATGCCCGCCCTTGTCCGTGCCGCCAGCCTCACCAACTACCTCGAAGTGTCCCGCCACGTGGGCCTGAACCCCAACGCCCTGCTCGCCCAGGTTGGCCTGAGCGCAGCACTGCTCGAAGACCCCAACCGGCGTATTCCGGCGGCCAACGTGATTACCTTGCTGGAAGAATCGGCGCGTGCCAGCGGTTGCGAAACCTTCGGCCTGCGCATGGCCGAATCGCGCCAGCTCTCGGACTTCGGCGAGATCAGCCTGCTGCTCAGCCACCAGCGCAGCCTGCGCGACGCCCTGCAAGTGATCGTGCAGTACCGCCATCTGCTCAACGACGCGCTGGCCATCCATGTCGAGGAAGCCGGCAAGACGGTCATCATTCGCGAAGAAGTGATCAATGAGCGGGCACCGTGCAGCCGCCAGGCCACTGAGCTGGCCATCGGCGTGATGCTGCGCCTGTGTGCGGCGCTGCTGGGTGCCCAGTGGCACCCGATCAGTGCCAACTTCACCCATGCCGCACCCGCCGACCTGGCTATCCACCGGCGGATCTTCGGCTGCAAGCTGGTGTTCGGCAGCGAGTTCAACGGCATTGTCTGCCCCGCCGCCGACCTCGACAGTGCCAGCCCGCAGGCCAACGAAGCCATGGCGCGGCTGGCACGGCGCTACCTGGACACACTGCCGGCTGGCGGCACACCATCACTGGAGCTGGAGCTGCGCAAGACCATCTACCTGCTGCTGCCCATGGGCCGCGCCACCATCGAGCAGGTGGCGCAAACCCAGGGCATGAATGTGCGCACCCTGCAACGGCGCCTGGAAGAAGACGGGCTGACGTTCAAGGACATGATCAACAACGTGCGCCGCGACCTGGTGATGCGCTACCTGGAGAACCCTAGCTATTCGCTGGGGCGCATCGCCGACATGCTCGGTTACTCGATGCCCAGTTCGTTCACCCGCTGGTTCATCGCCCAGTTCGGCATGCCGCCAGCCAGCTGGCGGGCTCAGCATGCCGAACAGGCGCCTTAAAGGCCCCAGTGCATCAGGGCCAGCACCAGCAGCACGAGGAACACGCTTTCCCCCACCATCAGCGCGATGGGCTTGAGCCCCACCGAAGCCAGGGCCTTGAGCTGGGTTTTCATGCCCAAGGCGCTGATGGCCACCACCAGGCAGCCGCGCGATAGGTCATTGATACCGCCCTGTACCGCCGATGACACCCAGCCGGTACTGTTGACGCAGGCCAGCAGCACGAAACCGACGGCAAACCACGGCAGCAACGGCGGGCGCTGGCCGCTGGCATCCAGGCCCTGGCGGCGGGTGATCATCGCCGCACAGACAATCACCGGCAGCAACATGGCCACGCGCATCAGCTTGACCACCGTGGCGATGTCGCCGGTTTCGGTGGACATGCTGTAACCGGCGCCGACCACCTGGGCCACGTCGTGGATGGTCGCCCCCAGGAATACCCCGGCCTGCCCCGGCGGCAAATGCAGCCACTGGGCGATCATCGGGTAAAGGATCATCGCCAGGGTCGACAACGCCGACACGCCGATCACCGTGAACAGCGTGGCGTGTTCCTTGCGCGGGTGCTGGGGTAGCGCCGCCGCCAGTGCCAACGCCGCCGAGGCGCCGCAGATGGCCGTGGCACCCCCGGTCAGCAGGCCGAACAACCGGGAAAAGCCCAGCGCCTTGGCTGCAATCACCGACACCACGATGGTCACCAGTACCAGGAGGACCACCAGCGCTACCGGTTTCCAGCCAAGGCTGGCGATCTGGCCGAGGGTAATGCGCATGCCCAGCAGCGCCACGCCCAGGCGCAGCACGCCCCGTGCGGTGAACTCGATGCCGGCCTTGCACGGTCCGTCGACGGCGAGAAAGTTCAGTGCCATGCCCAGCAACAAGGCAAACAACATGACCGGGGCCGCATAGTGCTCGCTGAGAAAACTCGCCGCCGCACCCACGATCAGGCTGACTGCAACGCCTGGGGCCAAGGTGCGAATGCGTTGCTGTGCCGCCGTCACTACCAGCGTGCTCATTGCCCGCCCTCCTCGTCATCCAGCACGATGTACACCTGCTGGCCCTGGCATTCGACCCGGTAACTATTGACCTTCAACGCCGTTGAGTTGAGCAGGTAGCCGCTGGCCAGGTCGAAGCGCAGGCCATGGGCGCAGCACTGGATGACCCGCCCCTCCAGACGCCCGCCGCACAGCGAGGCACCCTGGTGCGGGCAACTGTCGTCGATCGCATACAGGGTATCGGCCACATTGAACACGGCCAGGCTCTTGCCGTGGCTCTCGACCAGCACGCGCGCGTTGCGCTCGGGGACCTGGCTCGCGGCCAGGGCGATACGCCGGGTCATGCCGGCACCTGCACGTGCAAGGCTTCAAGCATTGCCGCCAACAGCACCTCGGCCGGTTGCGCACCGGCAATCAGGCGGCCCTCATTGAAGCGAAAACGCGGCACCGCGCTGCCCGCGCGCCCGGCACCGTCGAGGAACGGGCTGCCATCGTCACGCAGGCAGTCGGCCACTTGCGCCGCCTCCAGCCCGCAGGACTGGGCAATGGCAAGCAGCACCCGGCTGTCGCCCAGGTCGCGGCCCTGATGGAAATAGGCAATGAACATCTGCGCCAGCATGGCTTCGAGCTGCGCGGCGCCGAGCAGGCTGGACGCCCGTTGCAACAGGCGGTGGGCATTGGCGGTGTTGGGCATGCGGCGGATGCGCGTGAAGTCGATGTCTTCACCCACCACGCTGGCTGCTGCGCGCACCTGCGCCTGTCGCTCGCGCACGGCCTGCTCGCTGCCCAGCCGTTGTACATAGAACGCATGGAATGGCAGGCCATTGGCAGGCAGGCCGGGCAGCAGCTGCACACCGCGCCACTGCAGTTCCACCTGTACTTGTGGCTGCTCGCGCTGCAGCAACAACAGCGCAGCTTGCAATTGCCGCTGACCGATCAGGCACCACGGGCAAATGAAATCGAACAATACTTCGACGGACAACGTCTGTTTCACGAACTCAACTCCTCGGTACGGCTGACCGGTGCTTGCAGACGTTCCATGTCGCGGTGGTAATGGCGTTTGGCGATGAAGAACACCGCAGCGGCGGCGATGCTCACCAGCGGTACCAGCTGGAACGCGGCGTGCAAGCCGATCAGGTCGGACACCCGCCCGGTGATCAGCGGGCCGGTGGCCAGGCCCAGCAGGTTGTTGGCCAGGGTCAGGGTGGCGAAGGCAGTGCCGTGCACGGCGGCGTGGGTCAGGTTGGCGACCATGGCGCTGGACGGGCCGTTGGTGCCGACGGCGATCATCATGCCCAGGCAGATCAGCACCAGTTGCGCAGTGCCCGCCGGCAGCGCAAAGGCCACCGACAGCAGCAGGCAGCTGCCCAGGCAATAGCCGATGGCCAGGCTGATCTTGCGGTCCGGGCGCTGGCGGCCCAGGCGGTCGCAGAGCATCGCGCAGAGGATCGTGCCAATGCCGCTGAACAGCACGATCACGGCGGCGATGGCCCCAGCGCGATCAGTGCCCATGGCGTAGTAACGGTTCAGGTAGCTTGGCATCCAGACAATGACCGTGCCGCCAACGAACAGCTGCAGGCCACTGCCGATGTAGGCGGCGATCACCGAGCGCGATCCATACAGGGTGCGCAGCGGGCGACTGGCCTTGGTCAGGCCCTGCCCGGTGCATCTGGGCGCGATGCGGGCTTCCTTGACGATCAGCGGGTACAGCAGCGCCAGCACCAGGCCGAACAGGGCCATGCCGGCAAACGCCCAGCGCCAGCCCAGGTGCTGGGCCAGGATGCCGCCCAGGGCCATGCCCAGCACCGAGCCGAACATGCCACCGGCCATGAAGGCGCCGGCCAGGGTCGAGCGCATGTCGCGGGGGAAGACCGCCACCACCACGGCAATGCCGACGCTGCCGTAGGCGGCCTCGCCGACACCCACGAGGAAGCGGGCAATGAACATCTGCGGGTAGTTTTCTGCCAGGGCGCAGCCCAGGGTTGCCAGGCTCCACAGCACAGCCATCAGCACCAGGCTGCGGACCCGGCCGAAGCGGTCGGCCAGCAAGGACAACGGGAAAGTCAGCAGGCCGACCATCAGTGCGACGATGCCACTGAGCAGGCCGAGCTGGCTGTCGCTCAGGGCCCACTCGCCCTTGAGCAGCGGGAACACGGCATTGAGCACCTGGCGCGACATGTAGTCAGAGATCAACAGGCCGAAAGTCAGGGCGAAGACGACCCAGGCATAGCGCCGGGGGACGCTGTGCGTGGTGTCGGTGCCGGGTGCTTCGGCACTGGCGAGATAGGTGGCCATGGTGCCTCCTCGGGATTCTGTATTGTTTTTGTTCTTATGGGATGTAGACCGAAAAACGCACTGCCCTTGTAGGAGCGGCCTTGCCGGGGCGCCGGACCGGTCGGAAAGGGCTGCGCAGCAGCCCCAACAATTCATCCACCAACGCTGAATCATTGGGGCCGCTTTGCGGCCCTTTCCGACCGGTCCGGCGCCCCGGCAAGGCCGCACCCACAAAGATCGCCTCCGGGGCTTGCAATCAGGCCCGCTGCGGAACGCCCTTCTGGCCGGGCTGGCGGTTCGGCGCCATGCCGTTGGCCTTGAGCGTCTGCTCGATGCTGGTGTACTGCTCGCCAATGCGGTAAATCGCCCGGGCCTCTTTGCCGTTGGCCACTTCACGACCCAGCTCATGGGCCACGCGCACGGTCTGCTGAATTTGCTGCACCGAGCCGAAGCGCTTGCCGTGCTGGTCGATGATGGTGTCTTCGTTGCCGCAGCGTGGGTGCAGGCCCATGGCCAAGGCCATGGTGTTGAACGGCAGTACGTTCTTGAGCAGCGATTCGGCCGTCAGCGTGCAGCCATCTGGCGCGCGGTGGATGAAATTGAAGAAGTTGAACGGGTTGGGGCCGTCGAAACCGCCACCGATGCCGATCCAGGTCAGGTTCAGCGGGCCCATGTAGTCGCCACGGCGCACGATGCGCTCGAGGGTTTCCAGGGCATGCATGCCGGTCAGCTGGAAGTGCGGTTGGATGCCACTGGCCTGCAACCGGCGCAGGTGTTCGCGGACCCAGGCCGGGCCGGCGGGCACGGTCATTTCGCTGTAGGCGGCATGGATCGCCGGGTGAGCCAGGGAGGTGCCTTCCAGATACTCCGGATACAGCAGCTCCATGATGTTCATCTGTGTGGTGTTGATCGCCACGGTCACCTGATCAGGGCGTGGGGTCAGCTCGGCGAGCATGTGCCGGGTGTCGTCGGACAGCCACTTGGCCGCCTCGCCTTCGCCCTCAGGCGCAAAGGAAATCGAACCACCCACCTGGATGATCATGTCCGGTACCGCTTCACGCACACCGGCGATCAGCTCGTTGAACTTGGACAGGCGCTTGGAACCCTTGCCGTCCAGTTCGCGCACATGCAGGTGCAGCACGGTGGCGCCGGCTTCATAGCAATCGACGGCCTTCTGTACCTGCTCGTCCATGGTCAGCGGGATGTCTTCGGGGAAGTCCTCGGGCATCCACTCCGGGCCATACGGGGCGACCGTGATTACCACCTTTTCCATGTTTTCCGGGTGCAACGAATCATCGAAGAATTGCATGCAGTAGTCCTCGCTATTGTTATTGTGCTGTGCGCCGCGCG from Pseudomonas putida encodes:
- a CDS encoding YeiH family protein — protein: MSTLVVTAAQQRIRTLAPGVAVSLIVGAAASFLSEHYAAPVMLFALLLGMALNFLAVDGPCKAGIEFTARGVLRLGVALLGMRITLGQIASLGWKPVALVVLLVLVTIVVSVIAAKALGFSRLFGLLTGGATAICGASAALALAAALPQHPRKEHATLFTVIGVSALSTLAMILYPMIAQWLHLPPGQAGVFLGATIHDVAQVVGAGYSMSTETGDIATVVKLMRVAMLLPVIVCAAMITRRQGLDASGQRPPLLPWFAVGFVLLACVNSTGWVSSAVQGGINDLSRGCLVVAISALGMKTQLKALASVGLKPIALMVGESVFLVLLVLALMHWGL
- a CDS encoding Rieske (2Fe-2S) protein; the protein is MTRRIALAASQVPERNARVLVESHGKSLAVFNVADTLYAIDDSCPHQGASLCGGRLEGRVIQCCAHGLRFDLASGYLLNSTALKVNSYRVECQGQQVYIVLDDEEGGQ
- a CDS encoding DsbA family protein, whose protein sequence is MKQTLSVEVLFDFICPWCLIGQRQLQAALLLLQREQPQVQVELQWRGVQLLPGLPANGLPFHAFYVQRLGSEQAVRERQAQVRAAASVVGEDIDFTRIRRMPNTANAHRLLQRASSLLGAAQLEAMLAQMFIAYFHQGRDLGDSRVLLAIAQSCGLEAAQVADCLRDDGSPFLDGAGRAGSAVPRFRFNEGRLIAGAQPAEVLLAAMLEALHVQVPA
- a CDS encoding MFS transporter, which codes for MATYLASAEAPGTDTTHSVPRRYAWVVFALTFGLLISDYMSRQVLNAVFPLLKGEWALSDSQLGLLSGIVALMVGLLTFPLSLLADRFGRVRSLVLMAVLWSLATLGCALAENYPQMFIARFLVGVGEAAYGSVGIAVVVAVFPRDMRSTLAGAFMAGGMFGSVLGMALGGILAQHLGWRWAFAGMALFGLVLALLYPLIVKEARIAPRCTGQGLTKASRPLRTLYGSRSVIAAYIGSGLQLFVGGTVIVWMPSYLNRYYAMGTDRAGAIAAVIVLFSGIGTILCAMLCDRLGRQRPDRKISLAIGYCLGSCLLLSVAFALPAGTAQLVLICLGMMIAVGTNGPSSAMVANLTHAAVHGTAFATLTLANNLLGLATGPLITGRVSDLIGLHAAFQLVPLVSIAAAAVFFIAKRHYHRDMERLQAPVSRTEELSS
- a CDS encoding 3-keto-5-aminohexanoate cleavage protein — translated: MQFFDDSLHPENMEKVVITVAPYGPEWMPEDFPEDIPLTMDEQVQKAVDCYEAGATVLHLHVRELDGKGSKRLSKFNELIAGVREAVPDMIIQVGGSISFAPEGEGEAAKWLSDDTRHMLAELTPRPDQVTVAINTTQMNIMELLYPEYLEGTSLAHPAIHAAYSEMTVPAGPAWVREHLRRLQASGIQPHFQLTGMHALETLERIVRRGDYMGPLNLTWIGIGGGFDGPNPFNFFNFIHRAPDGCTLTAESLLKNVLPFNTMALAMGLHPRCGNEDTIIDQHGKRFGSVQQIQQTVRVAHELGREVANGKEARAIYRIGEQYTSIEQTLKANGMAPNRQPGQKGVPQRA